A portion of the Pseudomonas sp. GR 6-02 genome contains these proteins:
- the mtnA gene encoding S-methyl-5-thioribose-1-phosphate isomerase has translation MRDRLLAAEKVKAIDWRDGALYLLDQRILPFEETWIAYTSAAGVAEAIRSMVVRGAPAIGISAAYGVVLAARTRFAEGGDWQAALEEDFALLADSRPTAVNLFWALGRMRERLERLREHADPLSVLEAEAIAIHESDREANLTMAQLGVDLIRKHQGNAQAILTHCNTGALATGGFGTALGVIRGAFIEGMVERVYADETRPWLQGSRLTAWELANEGIPVTLNVDSAAAHIMKTKGVTWVIVGADRITANGDVANKIGTYQLAVNAMHHGVRFMVVAPSSTIDMNLASGDEIPIEERDGRELLEVGGKRVGADVEAFNPVFDVTPADLIDAIVTEKGIVERPDTAKMAQLMCRKRLH, from the coding sequence ATGCGCGATCGACTGTTGGCTGCGGAGAAGGTGAAGGCCATCGATTGGCGTGATGGCGCACTGTACCTGTTGGATCAGCGTATTTTGCCGTTCGAGGAAACCTGGATCGCCTACACCAGCGCTGCGGGTGTGGCCGAAGCCATTCGCTCGATGGTGGTGCGCGGTGCGCCGGCTATTGGCATCAGTGCGGCCTATGGCGTGGTGCTGGCGGCCCGTACCCGTTTTGCCGAAGGGGGCGACTGGCAAGCGGCGCTGGAAGAGGATTTCGCGCTGCTGGCCGACTCCCGTCCGACCGCGGTCAATCTGTTCTGGGCCTTGGGTCGCATGCGTGAGCGGCTTGAGCGCCTGAGGGAGCACGCCGATCCGTTGTCGGTGCTGGAAGCCGAAGCCATCGCCATCCACGAAAGTGATCGCGAAGCCAACCTGACCATGGCCCAGTTGGGCGTCGACCTGATCCGCAAACATCAAGGCAACGCCCAGGCGATCCTTACGCATTGCAACACCGGTGCACTGGCCACCGGTGGTTTCGGCACGGCGCTGGGGGTGATTCGCGGGGCGTTCATCGAAGGCATGGTCGAGCGCGTCTACGCCGACGAAACCCGGCCATGGCTGCAAGGTTCGCGATTGACTGCGTGGGAATTGGCCAATGAGGGTATTCCGGTGACCCTCAATGTCGATTCCGCTGCCGCGCACATCATGAAAACCAAGGGTGTGACCTGGGTGATCGTCGGCGCCGACCGGATTACCGCCAATGGCGATGTGGCGAACAAGATCGGTACCTACCAGTTGGCGGTCAACGCCATGCACCACGGCGTGCGCTTCATGGTGGTGGCACCGAGTTCGACCATCGACATGAACCTGGCCAGTGGCGACGAGATTCCTATCGAGGAGCGTGATGGCCGCGAGTTGCTGGAAGTTGGCGGCAAGCGGGTGGGGGCAGATGTGGAAGCGTTCAACCCGGTTTTCGACGTGACCCCGGCCGACCTGATCGATGCGATCGTCACCGAAAAAGGCATCGTCGAGCGCCCGGACACCGCGAAAATGGCTCAATTGATGTGCCGCAAGCGTCTGCATTAA